The Desmonostoc muscorum LEGE 12446 genome includes a region encoding these proteins:
- a CDS encoding ABC transporter substrate-binding protein encodes MTWFSLSVKRWSPIIQFLSLFCVCLFLVVSCTPRPQTTTPPSGSVNSPTGDGRITIGTTAKPRTLDPADAYELASLGLVFNMSDRLYTYEPGSTEIKPQLATALPKVSQDALTYTIPLRQGVVFHDGTPFNAQAMAFTIQRFMENKGKPSFLLGDIVDSVKTTGEYELTIKLKKPFAAFPSLLAFPGVCAVSPKAYEVGAGKFKPNIFVGTGPYKLAQYGTDSLRFDVFDKYWGEKPVNKGVNVQIQTSPVNLFNAFRTGAIDVAYLSLQPDQTRSLEEGGKKGDWQAIAAQGSVVSYMVLNRNQKPLDKAEVRAAIASIVDRPLINERVLLGQADPLYSMIPTTFNVSVPLFKEKYGDANFNQAKQLLTTAGFSKENPAKVQVWYPSSSPTRSLAAQTLKSLVDAKMDGILQFEVAVAEGPAFFKDISKGLYPAALLDWYPDFLDPDNYVQPFLSCDKGSVAKGCEDGASQTQGSFYYNEAMNKLIDQQRKELNPQARQKIFTDIQNQVTTDVPYVPLWQNKDYVFARNGISNVQLNPTQILVYQTIKK; translated from the coding sequence ATGACATGGTTTTCCTTGTCCGTGAAACGCTGGAGTCCGATTATACAATTCCTATCTTTATTCTGTGTATGTTTATTTTTAGTTGTGAGTTGTACTCCTCGTCCACAAACAACTACCCCACCATCTGGTTCTGTAAATAGTCCTACAGGTGATGGTCGCATTACTATAGGTACAACAGCTAAGCCGAGAACCCTTGACCCAGCTGATGCTTATGAGTTAGCATCCTTGGGCTTGGTGTTTAATATGAGCGATCGCCTCTACACTTACGAACCAGGAAGCACAGAAATTAAGCCCCAACTCGCCACAGCATTACCGAAAGTCAGCCAAGATGCCCTAACTTACACCATCCCTTTACGTCAGGGAGTAGTTTTTCACGATGGGACTCCCTTCAACGCCCAAGCAATGGCGTTTACCATCCAGCGCTTTATGGAAAATAAAGGCAAACCCTCTTTTTTATTAGGCGATATAGTAGATTCGGTGAAAACCACAGGGGAGTATGAGTTAACCATTAAGCTGAAAAAGCCCTTTGCAGCGTTTCCTTCATTGCTAGCGTTTCCTGGGGTGTGTGCAGTTTCGCCGAAAGCTTACGAAGTCGGTGCAGGTAAATTTAAGCCGAATATTTTTGTGGGGACTGGCCCTTACAAGTTAGCCCAGTATGGCACTGATTCATTGCGATTTGATGTGTTTGATAAGTATTGGGGTGAAAAGCCAGTTAATAAGGGTGTTAACGTCCAAATTCAAACTAGTCCGGTTAATTTGTTTAATGCTTTCCGCACAGGTGCTATTGATGTAGCTTATTTATCCCTACAACCAGACCAAACTCGGAGTTTGGAAGAAGGTGGTAAAAAAGGGGATTGGCAAGCGATCGCTGCTCAGGGTAGCGTAGTCAGTTATATGGTATTAAACCGGAATCAAAAGCCTTTAGATAAAGCAGAAGTAAGAGCTGCGATCGCTTCAATAGTTGACCGTCCACTAATCAATGAACGAGTGTTGCTTGGTCAAGCAGATCCGCTTTATAGCATGATTCCCACGACATTTAATGTATCTGTGCCATTATTTAAAGAAAAATATGGCGATGCTAATTTTAATCAAGCCAAACAATTATTAACTACCGCTGGTTTTTCCAAAGAAAATCCTGCGAAAGTTCAAGTTTGGTATCCTTCTAGTTCCCCTACTCGGAGTTTAGCAGCACAGACACTTAAATCACTTGTCGATGCCAAAATGGATGGAATCCTGCAATTTGAAGTCGCCGTTGCCGAAGGTCCTGCTTTTTTTAAAGACATTTCTAAAGGATTATATCCAGCAGCTTTACTTGATTGGTATCCAGACTTTTTAGATCCAGATAATTACGTCCAGCCATTTTTGTCTTGTGATAAAGGTTCAGTTGCCAAAGGATGCGAAGATGGGGCGAGTCAAACTCAGGGTTCGTTCTACTATAACGAAGCCATGAATAAATTGATTGACCAACAACGTAAAGAATTAAACCCCCAAGCGCGTCAGAAAATTTTTACAGACATTCAAAATCAAGTAACTACAGATGTACCTTACGTTCCCCTATGGCAAAACAAAGACTATGTATTTGCCCGAAATGGCATTAGTAATGTACAACTTAATCCAACTCAAATTTTGGTTTACCAAACAATTAAAAAATAA
- a CDS encoding ABC transporter permease codes for MSRSKALQYYIVSRLLLAPFQLLTIITIVFLLLRATPGDPADAILGGRAPEAAKEELRKQLGLNLPLWLQYLNYLGNLLRFDLGTSLLSRGENVWNIIAQYFPATVELAVCSMAVALMVGILVGTLSASRPGTSFDLGGRLFGIITYALPMFWAGMLLQLIFSVQLGWFPNSNRFPPNLPAPTLITGLYTVDSLLAGNFSQFFTSLHHLALPSLTLGILLSGIFERIVRVNLKQTLQADYVEAARARGIQENKILVSHALKNALIPVITVLGLTFASLLGGAILTEVTFSWPGLANRLYQAISDRDYPTVQGVLVFFGAIVVSASILIDILNAYVDPRIRY; via the coding sequence ATGTCTCGCTCTAAAGCTTTACAATATTACATTGTTTCCCGGTTGTTGTTAGCGCCATTTCAGCTATTAACTATTATCACCATTGTATTTCTCTTACTCAGAGCAACACCAGGAGACCCAGCAGATGCAATTCTTGGTGGACGTGCGCCAGAAGCAGCTAAAGAAGAATTGCGAAAACAACTCGGTTTAAATCTACCTTTGTGGCTACAGTATCTAAATTACTTGGGAAATCTGTTGCGCTTTGATTTAGGAACTTCTTTGTTGAGTCGCGGAGAGAATGTTTGGAACATCATTGCACAATATTTCCCAGCGACAGTGGAGTTAGCAGTATGTAGTATGGCGGTTGCACTCATGGTGGGAATTTTAGTTGGTACTCTTTCGGCTTCCCGCCCTGGAACATCTTTTGACTTGGGTGGGCGGTTGTTTGGTATCATCACCTACGCACTCCCCATGTTTTGGGCGGGAATGCTTTTGCAATTGATTTTTTCAGTACAACTCGGTTGGTTTCCCAATTCTAATCGTTTTCCGCCCAACCTTCCCGCACCCACACTGATTACAGGATTGTATACAGTTGATAGTTTACTAGCTGGAAACTTTAGTCAGTTTTTCACATCTTTGCATCATCTTGCCTTACCGAGTCTGACTTTGGGAATTTTGCTGAGTGGGATTTTTGAGCGAATTGTGCGAGTGAATTTAAAGCAAACCCTGCAAGCAGATTATGTAGAAGCAGCTAGAGCCAGAGGTATTCAGGAAAACAAGATTTTAGTTTCCCATGCCTTAAAAAATGCTTTAATTCCAGTGATTACAGTTTTGGGATTAACCTTTGCGTCTTTGTTGGGTGGAGCGATTTTGACAGAGGTGACATTTTCTTGGCCTGGGTTAGCCAATCGACTATATCAAGCCATTAGCGATCGCGATTATCCCACAGTGCAGGGAGTATTGGTATTTTTTGGGGCGATCGTTGTCAGCGCCAGCATTTTAATTGATATTTTAAATGCTTATGTAGACCCGCGAATTCGATATTAA